GGGTGCTGGGGCGGCCAGCCGTCTTCCGGGTGCCCGGCTTCGCGCTCCGCGCCCTCATGGGGGCCGGCGCCGAGGTGGTGCTCACCGGGCAGAACGCCGTCCCCGCGCGGCTCACCGCCGCGGGCTTCACGTTCCGCTTCCCCGAGCTCGAGCCGAGCCTCCGCGACGCGCTGGCCCGCTGACGCAAACTTGGCCGGGCCGACTACCTTTCCGCACACTCCCGCGGTGCTCGCTCCGTTTCGACGCCTGCTCGGCGCCATGGCGCTGCTTCTCACCGCGGTGCTCGCTGGGGGCCTCGGCTATTGGCTCATCGGTCACGGCCGATGGGGGTACTCGGAGTGCGTCTACATGACCACCATCACCCTCACGACCGTGGGCTTCGGCGAGCTGCCGAACATGGCAGAGGTGGCGGGCGCGCGTCTGCTGACCGGGTTCATCGCGGCGTTCGGCGTGGGCGTCGTCGCCTACGCGCAAGGCAACGTCACCGCCCTCGTGATCGAGGGCGCGTTCGGAGAGGCGCTGAGGAGGCGGAGAATGCAGAAGGCGATTGAGGCCCTGCGCGGCCACGTGGTGATCGCAGGCGCGGGCTCGACGGGCCGGCACGTCGTCGAGGAGCTCCACAGCACCGCGACGGCCTTCGTCGTGATCGACCTGAACGAGGCCCACATGAAGCGCATCTCCGAGGATCTCTGCGAGGGGCAGATGCTCTACGTGCTCGGAGACGCCACCGACGATCACGCGCTGATCGCCGCGGGCGTGCGCGTCGCGTCGGGCGTGGTCGCCGCGCTCACCGACGACCGCGACAACGTGTTCGTCACCCTTAGCGCACGCAGCCTGAACCCGAACGCGCGAATCGTGAGCAAGGTCATCGAGGATCCCTCCGAGGCGAAGATGCTGAAGGCGGGCGCGACCGCCGTCGTGAGCCCCACGCAGATCGGCGGGCGCCGCATCGCCTCGGAGCTGCTTCGGCCCAACGTGAACGAGTTCTTCGACCAGATGTTCCGCGACACGAGGAAGCTCCGCCTCGAGGAGGTCGCGATCCCCTCAGGCTCGACGTACGACGGGCAGGCC
This sequence is a window from Myxococcales bacterium. Protein-coding genes within it:
- a CDS encoding potassium channel protein, translated to MLAPFRRLLGAMALLLTAVLAGGLGYWLIGHGRWGYSECVYMTTITLTTVGFGELPNMAEVAGARLLTGFIAAFGVGVVAYAQGNVTALVIEGAFGEALRRRRMQKAIEALRGHVVIAGAGSTGRHVVEELHSTATAFVVIDLNEAHMKRISEDLCEGQMLYVLGDATDDHALIAAGVRVASGVVAALTDDRDNVFVTLSARSLNPNARIVSKVIEDPSEAKMLKAGATAVVSPTQIGGRRIASELLRPNVNEFFDQMFRDTRKLRLEEVAIPSGSTYDGQALRDTPIRKETSLLVIAVKTNDGAFVYNPDPHLVLTGGSTLIVMGEVASVVKLRKLVAEAS